Below is a genomic region from Fischerella sp. PCC 9605.
GCAGCTCCGGTAAAAAAGGAGCGTTCAATAGTAGATGGAGTATCGCTGGCTTGGTGGTAGTGAGGAGTACGTAGATTTGCTGTATCTGTTATTAGTACAGCCCCTACTCCTTGCAGCCAGAAGGGAGCATGATCGCTGCGTAGGGTGTCTGGCGTGAGCAAGCCTTTGAAAGGAATTGGCAATGTCAATACAGGTGGGAGATTCACGTCCCCCTTTTTAAGGGAGGTCGGGGAGAGCGTCTCTGCCTTATTTAGGGAGGTTGGGGAAATAACTTGTGAGTTTTGAAAAGCATTGAGCAGTTGTAAATGCTCAGTATCACCTACTACCGCCAAAAAATCTCCTTTATCGCTGGGTGGAGTAACAGGAATACTTGTAGGATATTGCTGACAGCCAGGTGTGTAGCAAGCGTAACCAACCATATCCATAACGATCGCCCCGTGCAGGTTTTGTAAGTTTGCTGCTTTTTGAGTAAAAGCTTGACTTCCCAGCAGTCCAACTTCTTCTTTGTCGAAAAATGCTAATTGCAATGTTCGGGGTGTGGGACGGGAACCGAGAATACGAGCAATTTCTAAAAGTACCGCAATGCCGGTGGCATTATCATCGGCACCAGGTGAGATGGCAACGGTATCGTAATGCGCTCCCACCAGAATCGCTCCTGCTTGTTTGTCAGTTCCTTGTCGTTCAGCAAAGATGTTAACACCTTCGGAAAATTTTTGTAGCTGGGGCTTCCAGCCAAATTTTTTGAGTTGGGAAGTTATGTAAGTGCGGGTACGCGATCGCTCTGGATCGGTGTAACGTTTAAAATTCAAATTTTGAATGTGGGCAAATAGCTTTTGCGCTGATACTGGAGGGGGAGAAGACGCAGTGAGTTTCTCCGTGTTCTCTTTCACTGGGTTTGAATTTTCCACTTTCCCAGTTTCAATCACAGCTGGCTGTTGGAACTGTGTCAAAAATCCACTACTACCTACTGCCGCAAATGCAACCAATACTGCCAGCAGCAACCAAATCCATTTTTTCATGGGATACATCCATGCCTTCTTGACCTAGAATAGCGCTTTCACCAAATTCGACAGTTCGTCTTTTGACAGAGGTCAAAACTTAGCTTAAAGTTCCTATGAAATAGTTATCAAATTACCAAGAGCAACCCACAACGAGGGTCAGGAGCAATAAACTTTGATGAGAGAGAAAAGCAAACATCACCTTGAATAAAGCTAAGTGAAAATGTTGGATTTGTGGTTGCTCGTGACTTTGGGATTCCTGGGAAGTTTTGGACATTGCTTAGGGATGTGCGGTCCCTTGGCAGTGGCCTTTTCTCTGTCTCATCAACAGGAAAATGATCGTTGGCGACAGCAATTCAAGTTTCACACTCTGCTTAACTTGGGGAGGATGCTGAGCTATACTCTAGTCGGTGCGGGAATTGGAGCGCTGGGTTCGGTATTGCTTGCTAGTGGTCAAATGGCGGGTGTTGGTAGCCAATTACGCCAATTGACTGCAATAATTACTGGTATTATGTTGATTTGGTTTGGGCTAGGACAAATCAAACCCGATTTGCTGCCCCGGATACCAGTATTACACCCCCTATTGCAGGGGAGTTTGCATAACCGCTTGAGTGCGGGAATGGTCAAGCTTTCTCTTCAAAACAAATGGTGGACGCCAGCAGTTTTGGGCATGACTTGGGGTTTAATGCCCTGTGGTTTTTTGTATGTAGCTCAAATTAAAGCTGCGGAAACTGGTAATTTGTGGATGGGTGCATTAACAATGTTGGTTTTTGGCTTGGGAACCCTCCCCACAATGCTAGGTGTAGGTGTGTCTGCATCTGTACTGAGTAAAGATAGGCGCAGTCAATTGTTTCGTTTAGGTGGCTGGGTAACTCTCACCATTGGTGTGCTAACACTGTTGCGGACTGGTGACACAATGGCAGATTACACTGGTCACGCCGCACTGATATTACTCATGTTGGCACTCATTGCTCGTCCGATGAGCGGCTTGTGGGGAGCACCTCTACGTTATCGTCGTGCTTTGGGAGTAGGCGCTTTTGTGCTTGCCATTGTCCACACCACCCATATGATGGAACACTCACTGCAATGGAATTTTGCTGCCTTCTTTTTCTTGCCTCCAGATTTTCAGTGGGGTATGGTTGCGGGTACTGTGGCACTGGTTTTAATGACTCCTGCTGCTATGACGAGTTTTGATTCATTACAAAAGTCTTTAGGCAAGCGCTGGCGGCAAATTCATCTGTTGAGTTTACCAGCTTTGTTATTGAGTGCCATTCATACTATGATGATTGGCTCTCATTATCTTGGTTCTTTACAATCAACTTGGGGAAATAAGTTAGCAACAGTGCTACTAGGAATTATCTCTCTTAGTGTTTTGCTAGTAAGAACTCACTTTTTTTGGTCAATACTATCTCTAGAAAAATTTTACGTCCCTCCTAGTAAGTCAAACCAAATCAAAAGTAAAAACTGACAGCTATTTTCAGATGAATAGATTATAGTGAGTGAAACAGCCTGGAGGCAAAGTCTCCAAACCCTCGTTATTAGGTTCAACCTGGTAACGAGAATTAGAGCCTCTGGCTCTCCCAATCGAATTCAGATTAAGAGAGAATGT
It encodes:
- a CDS encoding urease accessory protein UreH domain-containing protein translates to MLDLWLLVTLGFLGSFGHCLGMCGPLAVAFSLSHQQENDRWRQQFKFHTLLNLGRMLSYTLVGAGIGALGSVLLASGQMAGVGSQLRQLTAIITGIMLIWFGLGQIKPDLLPRIPVLHPLLQGSLHNRLSAGMVKLSLQNKWWTPAVLGMTWGLMPCGFLYVAQIKAAETGNLWMGALTMLVFGLGTLPTMLGVGVSASVLSKDRRSQLFRLGGWVTLTIGVLTLLRTGDTMADYTGHAALILLMLALIARPMSGLWGAPLRYRRALGVGAFVLAIVHTTHMMEHSLQWNFAAFFFLPPDFQWGMVAGTVALVLMTPAAMTSFDSLQKSLGKRWRQIHLLSLPALLLSAIHTMMIGSHYLGSLQSTWGNKLATVLLGIISLSVLLVRTHFFWSILSLEKFYVPPSKSNQIKSKN
- a CDS encoding M28 family peptidase, yielding MKKWIWLLLAVLVAFAAVGSSGFLTQFQQPAVIETGKVENSNPVKENTEKLTASSPPPVSAQKLFAHIQNLNFKRYTDPERSRTRTYITSQLKKFGWKPQLQKFSEGVNIFAERQGTDKQAGAILVGAHYDTVAISPGADDNATGIAVLLEIARILGSRPTPRTLQLAFFDKEEVGLLGSQAFTQKAANLQNLHGAIVMDMVGYACYTPGCQQYPTSIPVTPPSDKGDFLAVVGDTEHLQLLNAFQNSQVISPTSLNKAETLSPTSLKKGDVNLPPVLTLPIPFKGLLTPDTLRSDHAPFWLQGVGAVLITDTANLRTPHYHQASDTPSTIERSFFTGAAQVVVNATNFLLAN